A genomic window from Punica granatum isolate Tunisia-2019 chromosome 2, ASM765513v2, whole genome shotgun sequence includes:
- the LOC116196319 gene encoding uncharacterized protein LOC116196319, translating to MEQKSDTNVSMTEGGDTVKILLKTQGQRKVCCQMNRSCQLERLFRTFCTMMDLDYRFVEFLHNGHRVFGSSSPDQLDLDEAEADEGMIEIDAFVRQMGGCPRRYEGREIADFSKNIINY from the exons ATGGAGCAAAAATCAGACACCAACGTTAGCATGACTGAAGGAGGAGACACCGTCAAGATCCTCTTGAAAACTCAG GGTCAGCGTAAGGTATGCTGTCAAATGAATCGGAGCTGCCAACTAGAGCGGCTTTTCCGGACATTCTGTACCATGATGGACCTCGACTACCGGTTCGTCGAGTTCCTCCACAATGGACATCGTGTCTTTGGGTCCAGCTCTCCGGATCAA CTCGATCTGGACGAAGCAGAAGCTGACGAAGGTATGATCGAGATCGATGCCTTTGTGCGCCAAATGGGAGGTTGTCCCAGACGATATGAAGGCCGAGAAATCGCTGATTTCTCGAAGAATATTATTAACTACTAA